In one window of Henckelia pumila isolate YLH828 chromosome 1, ASM3356847v2, whole genome shotgun sequence DNA:
- the LOC140866547 gene encoding uncharacterized protein At4g19900-like, producing MSASLRINIPHKLHIYAAFTLAIFLLILADSSFVFNFSLGFGNFLNRNKLYLDQFKIQQEQLAAAPDIHKGTSPPPAAPPPPHVVHAKKVRNKNNIKPEVLALFNSTDLSRRFDSRVEEFFGSNQCRVQFFMTWFAPVESFGEREFFGMESLFHTNPRSCLVMVSKTMDSRKGYEKLEPLITRGYRIRPITPDLWDLLKNTSGETWLKDIKNGTRDPGAIPLPQNLSNLIRLAVVYRYGGVYLDTDFIVLKDFSGLRNSIGAQSVDANGNWSRLNNALLAFDKKHPLVYRFIEEFATTFNGNKWGHNGPYLVSRVVNSSTLGGEIRDFNFTVMGTSAFYPVDWIRIRTFFARPNGTDGEKWVESTVNQLHQSTYAMHLWNSQSKKFLIEEGSVIRRLISQHCVICKL from the coding sequence ATGTCTGCTTCTTTGAGAATTAATATCCCTCACAAACTGCACATCTACGCCGCTTTCACTTTGGCCATCTTTCTTCTTATTCTCGCCGACAGCAGCTTCGTATTCAATTTCTCCTTGGGTTTCGGTAATTTCCTTAATAGGAACAAACTATATCTCGATCAGTTCAAGATCCAACAAGAACAATTAGCTGCAGCGCCTGATATTCATAAAGGAACCTCGCCGCCTCCTGCtgctcctcctcctcctcatgTTGTTCATGCTAAAAAAGTCAGAAACAAGAACAATATTAAGCCCGAGGTTTTAGCCTTGTTTAACTCAACCGACTTGTCGAGAAGATTTGATTCAAGAGTTGAGGAATTTTTCGGATCAAACCAATGCCGAGTCCAGTTTTTCATGACATGGTTTGCGCCCGTGGAGTCCTTTGGCGAAAGGGAGTTTTTCGGGATGGAGAGCTTGTTCCATACAAATCCAAGAAGCTGTTTGGTTATGGTTTCCAAGACCATGGATTCAAGAAAAGGGTACGAAAAGTTGGAGCCTTTGATTACTCGCGGTTATCGCATTCGACCAATCACTCCCGACTTGTGGGATTTGTTGAAGAATACTTCAGGCGAAACTTGGTTGAAAGATATCAAGAACGGCACCAGGGATCCAGGAGCCATCCCACTCCCGCAAAATCTATCGAATTTGATCAGGCTTGCTGTGGTGTACAGATACGGGGGAGTGTACTTGGACACAGATTTCATTGTTTTGAAGGATTTTTCGGGTTTAAGGAACTCCATCGGGGCACAAAGTGTTGATGCCAATGGAAACTGGTCGAGATTGAACAATGCACTTCTTGCTTTTGACAAGAAACATCCGCTTGTTTACAGATTTATAGAGGAATTTGCCACAACTTTCAATGGGAATAAATGGGGTCACAATGGGCCTTATTTAGTCTCCAGGGTAGTCAATAGTAGTACCTTGGGGGGAGAGATTCGAGATTTTAACTTCACGGTGATGGGTACTAGTGCTTTCTACCCGGTGGACTGGATCAGGATCCGCACGTTTTTCGCCCGGCCCAATGGCACGGACGGCGAAAAGTGGGTCGAATCTACGGTGAATCAACTACACCAGTCGACTTATGCAATGCATTTGTGGAACAGCCAGAGTAAGAAGTTTCTTATTGAAGAAGGAAGTGTAATAAGGAGATTGATATCCCAACATTGTGTTATTTGCAAATTATAG